A region of Nostoc sp. 'Peltigera membranacea cyanobiont' N6 DNA encodes the following proteins:
- the xisF gene encoding fdxN element excision recombinase XisF, with protein MVIKLEQSKTIVGYARVSSREQAVDSHALEQQIARLKGAGATEIFQDIQSGSRDNRPALKELMKSISEGNIDEVIITRIDRIARSLPKLRECIEIFVNIGVNLRVLDQAIDLTTSQGKLMVNLLGSLAEWETDLLSERVRHGKKYRRDKQAASESYPWGYKTISDKYQLNESQFLCLISNRPSNYRELYHETDVTKLNALTVKEIARDCIDIFFHAKAATRALKSIFQKYGLAKINYRRNGTDGKFHWTVTGFTLWLSNPVLCGHTAYLQRINLGKGKRKKNQRENWEFVYNTHPEHRLITDEEALEIQQILKFNSKKGPITNSELNGTNSYREYAYQSGLVFCAECSSKCITKSAKRKHGGKYYYFACRYARMGCINLKSTRKQNIEDALIKTLVQRSQALTSESEQSPIPQEKSEKLKELESRLDALEKIQGFDPDLENLKEKIRQQIVEEINPFISDSIMNKSTEEIIRAGNNLAIWHTLSPDDKVKIFQQIVYRITVQNGEVKEVALKI; from the coding sequence ATGGTAATCAAATTAGAACAAAGCAAAACAATAGTTGGTTATGCTAGAGTTTCTTCTCGTGAACAAGCTGTTGACTCTCACGCTTTGGAACAACAGATAGCAAGACTGAAAGGAGCCGGAGCAACAGAAATTTTTCAAGATATTCAATCTGGTAGTAGGGATAACAGACCTGCTTTGAAAGAATTGATGAAATCAATCAGTGAAGGGAATATCGATGAAGTCATCATCACTAGAATAGACAGAATTGCACGGTCTTTACCAAAGCTCCGAGAATGCATAGAAATATTTGTAAATATTGGAGTAAATCTCCGAGTTTTAGACCAAGCAATTGATTTGACGACATCCCAAGGCAAATTAATGGTTAATTTATTAGGCTCTCTTGCCGAATGGGAAACTGACCTTTTATCAGAACGAGTACGTCATGGTAAAAAGTACCGTCGCGATAAACAAGCAGCTAGTGAATCTTATCCTTGGGGTTATAAAACTATTAGTGATAAATATCAACTAAATGAGAGTCAATTTCTATGTCTAATATCCAACAGACCATCTAATTATCGAGAACTCTACCATGAAACAGATGTAACAAAACTGAATGCTTTAACAGTCAAGGAGATTGCCAGAGATTGCATTGATATTTTTTTCCATGCTAAAGCAGCTACTAGGGCTTTAAAAAGCATATTTCAAAAATATGGTTTAGCTAAAATTAATTATCGGAGAAATGGTACTGATGGTAAATTTCATTGGACAGTTACAGGATTTACTTTGTGGTTAAGTAATCCGGTATTATGTGGCCATACTGCTTATCTGCAACGAATTAATCTTGGGAAAGGAAAAAGAAAGAAGAATCAGCGTGAAAATTGGGAATTTGTCTATAATACACATCCCGAACATAGACTCATTACTGATGAAGAAGCCTTAGAGATTCAGCAAATACTCAAGTTTAATAGCAAGAAAGGCCCAATCACGAATTCAGAACTCAATGGGACTAACTCATATCGAGAATACGCTTATCAAAGTGGGCTTGTTTTCTGTGCTGAATGTAGTTCTAAATGCATTACTAAAAGTGCCAAACGTAAGCACGGAGGAAAGTATTATTATTTTGCCTGTAGATACGCAAGAATGGGATGTATAAATCTAAAATCTACCCGCAAACAAAATATTGAGGATGCTCTGATTAAGACTTTAGTGCAACGTTCTCAGGCTCTCACAAGTGAGTCAGAACAATCTCCTATACCACAGGAAAAATCAGAGAAGTTAAAGGAGTTGGAGTCAAGGCTAGATGCCCTCGAAAAAATTCAGGGTTTTGATCCAGACTTGGAAAATCTCAAGGAGAAGATTCGTCAGCAAATTGTAGAGGAAATTAATCCTTTTATCTCTGATTCTATTATGAATAAGAGTACGGAAGAAATTATTCGTGCAGGTAATAATTTAGCAATCTGGCACACACTTTCTCCTGATGATAAGGTAAAAATTTTTCAGCAGATTGTCTATAGGATCACTGTCCAGAACGGAGAAGTTAAAGAAGTTGCTCTTAAAATTTGA
- a CDS encoding DUF4384 domain-containing protein has translation MSRTLVASDEGVKLARKALKARNLTQTDFGIEVGLGYTTVSNFFNGKPIYRTNFQEMCVFLGLDWRDIAVFGEAEPQELTPLDKLWQQLQLLSSPTEQMGLVLVKEETLGWGKNLPSRYEKSVQIGSYIRLEVNLETPGYLLLLQKDTSGQLWCFCPSCFAQEPHLNTGKTTLPQEGSPMTAFPVEGEPGKEEIIAVVTKEVPALDWLRQENDEVLSLEASHLIELLKYVTERGDYQLWYTDYMVTAQ, from the coding sequence ATGAGCAGGACTTTGGTTGCATCAGATGAAGGTGTGAAGCTGGCAAGAAAAGCCTTAAAAGCTAGAAATTTAACTCAAACAGATTTTGGTATAGAGGTAGGATTAGGTTACACAACTGTTAGTAATTTCTTCAACGGTAAACCGATATATCGCACAAATTTTCAAGAGATGTGCGTTTTTCTGGGCTTAGACTGGCGAGACATCGCTGTATTTGGTGAAGCAGAACCCCAAGAACTCACACCCCTCGATAAGCTTTGGCAACAACTTCAATTATTAAGCTCTCCTACTGAACAAATGGGGCTAGTCTTAGTAAAAGAAGAAACACTAGGTTGGGGGAAGAATTTACCGAGTCGTTATGAAAAGTCAGTGCAGATAGGCAGTTATATACGTTTAGAAGTCAACTTAGAGACTCCTGGATATTTACTACTGTTGCAAAAAGATACATCTGGACAACTATGGTGTTTTTGTCCCTCGTGTTTTGCTCAAGAGCCGCACTTGAATACAGGTAAGACAACTCTGCCTCAAGAAGGTTCACCAATGACGGCTTTTCCAGTAGAAGGCGAACCAGGTAAGGAGGAAATTATCGCAGTCGTTACCAAGGAAGTACCTGCATTAGACTGGTTACGGCAAGAGAATGATGAGGTTTTGTCACTAGAAGCAAGTCATCTTATAGAGTTACTAAAATACGTGACTGAACGCGGAGACTATCAACTTTGGTATACAGATTACATGGTTACTGCACAATAG
- the cas2 gene encoding CRISPR-associated endonuclease Cas2, producing MFYLVCYDIVSDTRRNKVAKLLEAYGLRVQKSVFECVLDEKQYQNLSKYLFRLVNKREDQVRFYPMSAHNRCKVAVLGTQPEFVVDDAAFIV from the coding sequence ATGTTTTATTTAGTTTGCTACGACATTGTTAGCGATACCCGTCGCAATAAAGTGGCGAAACTTCTAGAAGCTTACGGTTTGCGGGTGCAAAAATCGGTTTTCGAGTGCGTGTTGGATGAAAAGCAGTACCAAAACCTATCCAAATACCTCTTTCGACTCGTTAACAAACGCGAAGACCAAGTTAGATTCTACCCTATGTCTGCACACAATCGTTGTAAGGTCGCAGTATTGGGAACGCAACCTGAGTTTGTAGTAGATGACGCTGCATTTATAGTTTAG
- a CDS encoding tetratricopeptide repeat protein: MKKLIKKLNQLNLQVVQLAGQGNLKQAIIIAQQAVNLGSSQKLTEHSEYCDSLNNLAELYRIQGCYLEANPLYLQALTIRKSLLGSEHPDVAQSLNNLAALYHSQGNYSQAEKYFLESLELWKRIFGAEHFQIATNLNNLAEIYREQGKYLKAEQVHLEVLGMRKRLFGDEHPDIAQTLTNLASIYTSLGRYKEAEQMHLETLAMKKRLFEELHPDITISLNNLARLYDVQGRYIEAEQLHLAVLDRWKEILENEHPYIASTFSNLGGTYQEQGRYLESEQKYLEALAMRKRLLGDEHPDIASGLDNLAELYLIQGRYLSAEQKAIEAYSLRKQLLSSEDFDIVDSLKILAVIYTYQGRYLEAEKLYLEVFPILESSLGKEHPVIASALNNLAGLYEAQGNYSQAEQKYLSALEIQRNLLGNEHPDIALTFNQIAVIYRLQGRYDESEQLHLESLAMTKNLLGERHPFVAAILNNLAALYHTKFKYPEAESLLLSALAIVKSAFGDEHPQVASTMNNLAVIYDFQGHYQQAEELHLETLKLRKSLLGEEHPQIANSLNNLGQLYFSLGRYEEAHQKYLETLAMRKRLLGEEHPDVAFSLNNLATVLAAINHPDEALSHRIEASNINDKIIRNIFAFSSESDRLAFLQKIRNNFDLFLSLVCNHLADSNKAKLAVLDFVLKRKALTASALAAQNEAFYNGRYPQLTEKFRQLRDLSNQIIHLTFAVPETDRLATYQDNLRQLQNRHNNLQKQLAAQVPEIQLSQQTFDRQAIAAALPSDSILVEFVRFDLFDFQAISANGETQWHPARYLAFILTAGQSDAVQMVDLGASTSIDKLIQAFRLQASDYTHPTLAWGKGSDAPKLHIKSYNPTDAMQLSQALFDPLRDLVKDCRHLIIAPDGNLNLVPFQILPIDATGSRLLMDKYTISYLGVGREILRSKVQLPTGFISAPLIIADPDFDLIADAATDREAGNALAPKIPELLTTLTTKGLLRAPGTRFLGESVAKKLPDAKLYLGTEALETRLTSSKCPNIMLIATHGLFQSDSQAQPVTNKRNLLNMEGLRTTKVENPMLRSGLALAGANTWLAGGRLPQAAGKGFVFAQDIASLDLWANELTVLSACDTARGDIKIGEGVFGLRRAFAVAGTKTLVMSLWSVPDKVTALLMERFFDRLQSGMSRSGALHSAQNYIRRITVKQLRESALGLEVLKELLAVKELSVNTRIDCQEKDTPLEHPFYWGAWICQGNTEPLTVREFSAKKIITASSKSSKN, translated from the coding sequence ATGAAAAAACTGATAAAAAAATTAAATCAACTTAACTTACAGGTTGTGCAACTTGCTGGACAAGGAAACTTAAAGCAAGCAATAATTATTGCCCAACAAGCTGTCAACTTAGGGTCAAGCCAGAAGCTAACTGAGCATTCAGAATATTGTGATAGCTTGAATAACTTAGCAGAATTATATCGAATACAAGGATGTTATTTAGAAGCCAATCCCTTGTATTTACAAGCGTTAACTATTAGAAAAAGTCTCTTAGGTTCAGAACATCCTGATGTTGCACAATCTTTAAATAATCTGGCAGCACTATACCATTCACAAGGGAATTACTCACAAGCCGAAAAATATTTTTTAGAATCCTTAGAGCTTTGGAAAAGGATTTTTGGAGCAGAACATTTTCAAATTGCGACTAATTTAAATAATCTGGCAGAAATTTATCGAGAACAAGGAAAATATCTCAAAGCTGAACAAGTACATTTAGAAGTTTTAGGAATGCGAAAACGTCTGTTTGGCGATGAACATCCAGATATTGCTCAAACTTTGACTAATTTAGCATCGATTTACACATCCCTTGGACGCTATAAAGAAGCAGAACAAATGCACTTAGAAACCTTGGCGATGAAAAAACGCTTGTTTGAAGAGTTACATCCTGATATTACTATTAGCCTGAATAATTTGGCAAGATTGTACGATGTTCAAGGACGTTATATCGAAGCAGAACAACTGCATTTAGCTGTTTTAGACAGATGGAAAGAAATATTAGAAAACGAACATCCATACATAGCATCTACCTTCAGCAATCTGGGGGGAACTTATCAAGAACAGGGGCGTTACCTAGAATCAGAGCAAAAATATCTAGAAGCCTTGGCGATGAGAAAACGCTTGCTAGGTGATGAACATCCTGATATTGCCAGCGGCTTGGATAATTTAGCAGAACTTTATCTGATTCAAGGGCGTTATTTATCAGCTGAACAAAAGGCTATAGAAGCTTATTCTTTGAGAAAACAACTGTTAAGTTCTGAGGACTTTGATATTGTTGATAGTTTAAAAATCCTCGCAGTAATTTACACATACCAAGGGCGATACTTAGAGGCAGAAAAACTATATTTAGAAGTATTCCCAATACTAGAAAGCTCACTTGGAAAAGAGCATCCCGTAATTGCCAGTGCTTTAAACAATCTGGCTGGACTTTATGAAGCACAAGGAAATTATTCTCAAGCGGAACAAAAATATTTATCAGCTCTAGAAATTCAAAGAAATCTCTTAGGTAACGAACATCCTGATATTGCCTTGACTTTTAACCAGATAGCAGTTATTTATCGATTACAAGGACGATATGATGAATCGGAACAACTGCATTTAGAATCTTTGGCAATGACCAAAAATCTTTTAGGAGAACGACATCCATTCGTAGCAGCAATTCTTAATAATTTAGCAGCATTATATCATACTAAATTTAAATATCCAGAAGCAGAATCATTACTTTTATCAGCCTTAGCTATTGTTAAAAGCGCCTTTGGTGACGAACACCCACAAGTAGCAAGTACGATGAATAACTTAGCAGTTATTTATGATTTTCAAGGGCATTATCAACAAGCAGAAGAACTCCATTTAGAAACATTGAAACTGAGAAAGTCATTACTAGGAGAAGAACACCCACAAATCGCTAATAGTCTGAATAATCTGGGACAGTTATATTTTTCGCTGGGGCGCTATGAAGAAGCACACCAGAAGTATTTAGAAACTTTGGCAATGAGAAAACGCCTGTTGGGAGAAGAACATCCTGATGTTGCATTTAGCTTAAATAATCTCGCAACGGTGTTAGCTGCGATTAACCACCCAGATGAAGCTTTATCTCATCGCATCGAAGCGAGTAACATTAATGATAAGATTATTCGTAATATATTCGCTTTTAGTTCCGAAAGCGATCGGCTAGCCTTTCTGCAAAAAATCAGAAATAACTTTGACTTATTTCTTTCCCTAGTCTGCAACCATCTTGCTGACTCAAATAAAGCAAAACTTGCAGTCTTAGATTTTGTTCTCAAACGTAAAGCCTTAACCGCCTCAGCGCTGGCGGCTCAAAATGAAGCATTTTATAACGGCCGCTATCCACAACTCACAGAAAAATTCCGCCAACTGCGCGATTTGAGCAATCAAATTATCCATCTGACTTTTGCAGTTCCCGAAACAGATCGCCTAGCTACATACCAAGATAATTTGAGACAACTGCAAAACAGACATAACAACTTACAAAAACAATTAGCGGCACAAGTTCCAGAAATTCAGCTATCACAGCAAACTTTCGACCGTCAGGCGATCGCCGCAGCATTACCTTCTGATTCTATTTTGGTCGAGTTTGTCCGCTTTGACTTATTCGATTTTCAGGCAATTTCGGCGAATGGAGAAACACAATGGCATCCAGCACGGTATCTAGCATTTATCTTAACAGCCGGACAATCAGATGCCGTGCAGATGGTAGATTTAGGGGCAAGCACATCCATCGATAAACTGATTCAAGCCTTTCGCTTACAAGCATCTGATTATACCCACCCAACATTAGCTTGGGGTAAAGGTAGTGACGCACCAAAGCTGCACATCAAATCATACAATCCCACAGATGCGATGCAACTGAGTCAAGCACTGTTCGACCCCCTCCGGGACTTAGTGAAAGATTGCAGACATTTAATTATTGCACCTGATGGTAATTTAAACTTAGTGCCATTTCAAATATTGCCGATTGATGCCACAGGCTCACGTCTATTAATGGATAAGTATACCATCAGTTATCTGGGTGTCGGGCGAGAAATTCTCCGTAGTAAAGTTCAGCTACCCACAGGTTTTATTTCGGCACCATTAATCATTGCCGATCCTGATTTTGATTTAATAGCAGATGCAGCCACAGATCGAGAAGCTGGCAATGCACTAGCACCAAAAATACCAGAATTACTTACTACTCTCACCACAAAAGGCTTGCTTCGCGCTCCAGGGACAAGGTTTTTGGGGGAAAGTGTGGCGAAAAAACTGCCCGATGCCAAATTATACTTAGGCACAGAAGCACTAGAAACCCGCCTGACAAGTAGCAAGTGTCCCAATATCATGCTAATTGCGACTCATGGCTTATTCCAAAGCGATTCCCAGGCGCAACCAGTCACTAACAAGCGCAACCTATTAAACATGGAAGGTCTGCGAACAACCAAGGTAGAAAATCCTATGTTGCGTTCTGGGCTGGCGTTAGCGGGTGCTAATACTTGGCTTGCTGGTGGGAGACTTCCTCAAGCAGCAGGCAAAGGCTTTGTTTTTGCCCAAGATATTGCCAGTTTAGATTTGTGGGCAAATGAATTGACGGTTCTTTCTGCCTGCGATACTGCCAGAGGAGATATTAAAATTGGCGAAGGTGTATTTGGGTTGCGTCGCGCTTTCGCAGTGGCGGGTACAAAAACTCTGGTGATGAGCCTATGGTCTGTTCCTGATAAAGTAACTGCCTTACTGATGGAGCGTTTTTTTGATCGCTTGCAGTCTGGCATGAGTCGGTCTGGGGCGTTACATTCTGCTCAGAATTATATACGTAGAATTACAGTTAAGCAATTGCGCGAATCAGCTTTGGGTCTGGAAGTGCTAAAGGAACTTTTAGCGGTCAAAGAGTTATCAGTCAATACTAGAATTGATTGTCAAGAAAAAGACACACCATTAGAACATCCCTTTTACTGGGGAGCATGGATTTGTCAGGGAAATACGGAGCCACTAACAGTTAGAGAATTTTCAGCTAAAAAGATTATTACTGCTTCTAGCAAAAGTTCAAAAAATTAG
- the cas1 gene encoding CRISPR-associated endonuclease Cas1 — MSTIYITEQDVTFQIQHHYLKVFHQQNQRICIPIRNLSQFIIFGNITLPKPVIQIVHSQQIPVLYLTQTGEYLGRLENPSQLQAKYLISQRRRARDIEFNRATAESIIWAKLHNQHTFLQSWTRHHANDTTQRALNYLTLLMDNLPIAPGIDELHEYSEEADNIYYCAVASLLTFYNECPRTTAKRISQLINLGNQLLHQYIYTLLNTAGLNPDYAILHRNGNHELPLAWDFTAEFRAPIVDDLVLNFVRNLTNTNGNGNGNGKSHSQKLLQNFLQYWEAKLRTFVLHPYAGEVSYRQCLDLQVREYLASLLGDVEFYRPLALKFRPAHSDFTNTIEPQTVPLKLVKR; from the coding sequence ATGTCTACGATTTACATCACCGAACAGGACGTAACATTCCAAATTCAACACCATTATTTAAAGGTGTTTCATCAACAAAATCAACGTATCTGCATTCCAATTCGTAATCTCAGTCAATTCATAATCTTTGGTAATATCACTTTACCAAAACCAGTCATTCAAATCGTTCATTCACAGCAGATTCCCGTCTTATATCTAACCCAAACTGGTGAATATTTAGGACGGCTAGAAAATCCATCTCAACTACAAGCAAAATATCTTATTTCCCAACGTAGACGCGCACGCGACATTGAATTTAACCGCGCTACAGCAGAAAGTATTATCTGGGCAAAATTGCACAACCAACATACTTTTCTGCAAAGTTGGACTCGCCACCACGCTAATGACACAACTCAACGCGCATTAAATTACTTGACGCTGTTGATGGACAACTTACCAATAGCACCAGGAATTGACGAACTGCACGAATACAGCGAAGAAGCTGATAATATTTATTACTGCGCCGTCGCTTCTCTACTCACCTTCTACAACGAATGTCCGCGTACAACTGCAAAGCGCATTAGCCAACTAATAAACCTGGGAAATCAACTGCTGCATCAATATATTTACACACTGTTGAACACCGCAGGACTTAACCCCGACTATGCAATTTTACACCGCAATGGTAATCACGAACTGCCCTTAGCATGGGACTTTACCGCAGAATTTCGCGCACCTATTGTCGATGACTTGGTGTTAAATTTTGTCCGCAATTTGACTAACACCAATGGGAATGGAAATGGTAATGGCAAAAGCCACTCACAGAAACTTCTGCAAAACTTTCTCCAATATTGGGAAGCAAAACTGCGAACTTTTGTACTGCATCCTTACGCTGGAGAAGTAAGTTATCGTCAATGTCTCGACTTACAGGTACGAGAATATCTTGCATCTTTACTGGGAGATGTAGAATTTTACCGTCCCTTAGCGTTAAAGTTTCGTCCTGCACATTCAGACTTCACCAATACCATTGAACCGCAAACTGTTCCCCTAAAATTGGTGAAACGATGA
- the cas6 gene encoding CRISPR-associated endoribonuclease Cas6 — translation MPRRSQEKPNIPPSPLTWPPDTELIGLEFELVPAKDCYLFPQYTIGLHAWFLQQVGSTDPELSAYLHDGESEKPFTISALNGEIISSGRQIQLSANTSYRWYVTALSHRVQQWMAQWVENLPEVLELKNAPLQIRSVKIAHPTTTYKQLLESELNETFALKFLSPTSFRRKGHHFPLPVPANVFHSYLRRWNDFSGMSVDQDDFLAWIDDYILITRCQLTTAKVLAGKKGAVTGFTGAIEFSLAKDAAKQREFGQLFSALGKLAPYCGTGHKTTFGLGQTRLGWSSQVIQDIPDVQTVLAKRIEDLTQIFKARRKRTGGDRADEIASKWATILARREMGESLHVVAEDLEMPYETVKTYVKLARRALKSEE, via the coding sequence ATGCCTCGACGCTCTCAAGAAAAGCCAAATATCCCTCCATCTCCACTTACATGGCCGCCCGACACAGAGTTAATCGGCTTAGAATTTGAGTTAGTCCCTGCAAAAGATTGTTACCTCTTTCCTCAGTACACTATTGGACTACACGCCTGGTTTCTCCAGCAAGTGGGTTCTACAGACCCAGAACTGTCTGCTTACCTCCATGATGGAGAGTCAGAGAAACCGTTTACTATCTCAGCTTTAAATGGAGAGATTATCAGTAGCGGTAGACAAATACAACTATCTGCAAACACCTCTTATCGTTGGTATGTCACAGCTTTATCTCATCGAGTGCAACAGTGGATGGCGCAATGGGTAGAAAATTTGCCAGAGGTGCTGGAATTAAAAAATGCCCCTTTGCAGATTCGTTCTGTCAAAATTGCCCATCCGACCACAACTTATAAGCAACTGCTAGAATCTGAGCTTAATGAAACTTTCGCTTTGAAATTTCTCAGTCCTACAAGTTTTCGCCGTAAAGGTCATCACTTCCCCTTACCAGTACCAGCGAATGTATTTCATAGCTATCTGCGGCGCTGGAATGACTTTTCGGGGATGTCTGTTGACCAGGATGATTTTCTGGCTTGGATAGATGATTATATATTGATTACTCGTTGCCAACTAACAACCGCGAAGGTATTGGCGGGGAAGAAAGGCGCAGTCACAGGATTTACTGGGGCAATTGAGTTTAGTTTAGCTAAAGATGCAGCCAAACAGCGAGAATTTGGGCAGTTATTTTCTGCTTTAGGGAAACTTGCACCTTACTGCGGTACTGGTCACAAAACTACCTTTGGCTTGGGACAAACACGTTTGGGTTGGTCATCTCAAGTTATCCAAGACATACCTGATGTGCAAACTGTCTTGGCGAAACGCATTGAAGATTTAACACAGATTTTTAAAGCACGACGCAAGCGGACGGGTGGCGATCGCGCAGATGAAATAGCCTCAAAATGGGCGACAATCTTAGCACGGCGGGAAATGGGCGAGTCATTGCATGTGGTGGCAGAAGATTTAGAGATGCCTTATGAAACAGTGAAGACTTATGTCAAGTTGGCACGACGCGCTTTGAAGAGTGAGGAGTAG
- a CDS encoding transposase-like zinc-binding domain-containing protein, whose translation MQQALQDWQPQPKTYGFECPRCNSTRLVKIRSSNSIQKYLCNDCDRSFQERPRFVCECLIPGHQLNCQSCPQFKEFLGLVKQKMDELRFLSFQELQSLKSSYTVAETLD comes from the coding sequence ATGCAACAAGCTCTACAGGACTGGCAACCACAGCCGAAAACTTATGGTTTTGAATGTCCTAGGTGCAATTCCACTCGGCTTGTGAAAATTCGTAGTTCTAATAGCATACAAAAATATCTATGTAATGACTGCGATCGCTCTTTTCAAGAAAGACCACGCTTTGTATGTGAATGTTTAATTCCAGGTCATCAGCTAAATTGTCAGTCTTGTCCTCAATTCAAGGAGTTTTTAGGTCTGGTGAAGCAAAAGATGGATGAATTGCGTTTTTTGAGCTTTCAGGAGTTACAAAGCCTCAAATCTTCTTATACCGTGGCTGAAACACTTGATTAA
- the cas1 gene encoding CRISPR-associated endonuclease Cas1 — MFTKEHLNFAWLQVRAGSKSAGIDGISVDLFESMATEQLQKLEYQLHHETYTPSPAKGFYIPKKNGSKRLIGICTVRDRIIQRLLLDELYFPLEDTFLDCSYAYRPGHSIHQAVQHLYGYYQYQPKWIIKADIADFFDNLSWALLLTALEELSLEPIVLQLLEQQLKSGIIVAGQYRNFGKGVLQGGGLSGALANLYLTSFDRKCLSQGINLVRYGDDFVIACKSWQEANRILDKITAWLGEVYLTLQPEKTQIFTPKDEFTFLGYRFAGGEVYAPPPPKPVLAGEWVINDSGTPYFRRKPRPAKPVSRPPKACSIDKPSNFPKASISHYWQETMTTLYITDQGAYLSVKNQQFQVYYQGELRIKVPVSRVSNVVLFGCCNVSHGAVSMALRRRIPMMYLSQKGRYFGRLQVEGDAKVEYLMLQVERCQNLEFTRTQAEVIVTAKIHNSRILLMRLNRRKSPEFDDHLVKQAIKDLDTLMDKLPFAESMDALRGYEGKAATVYFQALGNLFSGEFKFEKRTKRPPTDPVNSLLSLGYTLLSQNVFSFVQSVGLHTHFGNLHVPRDNHPALVSDLMEEFRAQLVDSLVAYLINSNIFTEDDFTLPDEKGGVYLQPHALKKFLKHWEEKLQSELTHPNTGYKVSFRRCLELQVREYVACLMGEVKIYRPMIWKP; from the coding sequence ATGTTCACTAAAGAACACCTCAATTTCGCATGGCTACAAGTCCGTGCGGGAAGTAAGAGTGCGGGGATTGATGGTATTTCTGTTGACTTATTCGAGTCAATGGCTACCGAACAATTACAGAAGCTCGAATATCAACTACACCACGAAACTTACACTCCAAGCCCTGCCAAAGGGTTTTACATCCCCAAGAAAAACGGTAGTAAGCGGTTAATTGGTATCTGTACCGTGCGGGATAGAATTATCCAGCGTTTACTACTCGATGAATTATATTTTCCCTTAGAAGATACGTTTCTTGATTGCAGCTATGCCTATCGTCCTGGACACAGTATTCACCAAGCAGTACAACATTTATATGGATACTATCAGTATCAACCAAAATGGATTATTAAAGCCGATATTGCTGATTTCTTTGACAATCTTTCTTGGGCATTATTGTTAACTGCATTGGAGGAATTATCACTTGAACCAATTGTATTACAGTTGTTAGAACAACAGTTGAAGTCAGGAATTATCGTCGCTGGACAATATCGCAACTTTGGTAAGGGAGTATTACAAGGTGGGGGACTTTCTGGTGCATTAGCAAATTTATATCTGACTAGTTTTGATCGAAAATGTCTCAGTCAAGGTATTAATTTGGTGCGGTACGGGGATGATTTTGTTATCGCCTGTAAGAGTTGGCAAGAAGCAAACCGTATCCTTGACAAAATTACTGCTTGGTTAGGAGAAGTTTATTTAACTCTACAACCAGAGAAGACACAGATTTTTACTCCCAAGGATGAGTTTACTTTTTTAGGTTATCGCTTTGCTGGCGGTGAAGTTTATGCACCACCGCCACCCAAACCTGTACTCGCTGGGGAATGGGTAATTAATGATTCGGGTACACCTTATTTTCGCAGAAAACCAAGACCAGCGAAACCAGTTTCTCGTCCTCCCAAAGCTTGCAGTATTGACAAGCCGAGCAATTTTCCGAAAGCATCAATTTCTCATTATTGGCAGGAAACCATGACTACTTTATATATAACCGACCAAGGTGCTTATTTGAGCGTCAAAAATCAACAATTTCAAGTTTATTATCAAGGTGAATTGCGGATTAAAGTTCCAGTTAGTCGAGTCAGCAATGTTGTGCTGTTTGGTTGTTGTAATGTATCACATGGCGCAGTGAGTATGGCGTTGCGGCGACGGATTCCAATGATGTATTTGTCGCAAAAAGGGAGGTATTTTGGCAGGTTGCAAGTAGAAGGTGATGCTAAGGTTGAATATTTGATGTTACAGGTTGAGCGTTGTCAAAATCTAGAATTTACACGCACTCAAGCAGAAGTAATTGTCACAGCTAAAATTCATAACTCTCGAATATTATTAATGCGCCTAAATCGCAGAAAATCACCAGAATTTGATGATCATCTTGTCAAACAAGCAATAAAAGATTTAGATACTTTGATGGATAAGTTACCTTTTGCAGAAAGTATGGATGCATTGCGAGGGTATGAAGGAAAAGCTGCAACAGTTTATTTTCAAGCATTGGGAAATTTATTCTCTGGTGAGTTTAAATTCGAGAAGCGTACCAAGCGTCCACCAACTGACCCAGTTAATAGCCTTTTAAGTTTAGGGTATACATTACTCAGCCAAAATGTTTTTTCGTTTGTCCAATCTGTAGGATTGCATACTCATTTTGGTAATCTTCACGTCCCCCGCGATAATCACCCAGCTTTAGTTAGCGATTTAATGGAGGAATTTCGCGCTCAACTAGTTGATTCTTTAGTTGCTTATTTGATTAACTCGAATATTTTCACAGAAGATGATTTTACTCTTCCTGACGAAAAAGGAGGTGTATATCTTCAACCTCATGCGTTGAAAAAGTTTCTTAAGCACTGGGAAGAAAAGCTGCAATCTGAGTTAACACACCCAAATACTGGATATAAAGTTAGCTTTCGTAGGTGCTTAGAGTTACAAGTGCGGGAGTATGTAGCTTGTCTCATGGGAGAGGTTAAGATTTATCGACCAATGATTTGGAAACCTTAA